A stretch of the Fundulus heteroclitus isolate FHET01 unplaced genomic scaffold, MU-UCD_Fhet_4.1 scaffold_49, whole genome shotgun sequence genome encodes the following:
- the LOC105924254 gene encoding butyrophilin-like protein 9, producing MASPATVSLSLFFLSVGLVLSASDQSNITATAGDDVTLPCHDPNHPLIVVQWNRADLGSAFVLRYRDRRFDEENQHPSFKNRVDLQDRQMKDGNVSLVLKNVTTNDNGTYECRVQRKGSSERIKISVISLHVLLPGDEDGTKEDGGNMNESVGLIVGLLVFFTLIIVAGVLIYKYLRQKHVPDEMDKPEDPVNL from the exons ATGGCTTCTCCAGCAACTGTTTCACTCAGCctgtttttcctgtctgtcGGCCTCGTGCTTTCTGCTTCAG ATCAGAGTAACATCACAGCTACAGCTGGAGACGACGTCACTCTGCCATGTCACGATCCAAACCACCCTCTGATAGTTGTACAGTGGAACAGGGCAGATCTGGGATCAGCTTTTGTCCTTCGGTACAGAGACAGGAGATTTGATGAAGAAAACCAGCATCCATCCTTCAAGAACCGAGTGGACCTCCAGGACCGACAGATGAAGGACGGAAACGTGTCTTTGGTTCTGAAAAACGTGACGACTAATGATAACGGAACATACGAGTGTCGAGTTCAAAGAAAAGGATCCAGTGAAAGGATAAAGATCAGCGTCATCAGCCTGCACGTTCTTTTGCCAG GAGACGAGGATGGAACCAAGGAAGATGGAGGAAACATGAATGAATCTGTTGGACTGATAGTTGGTTTGCTAGTTTTCTTCACATTAATTATTGTTGCAGGTGttttaatctataaatatctgAGGCAGAAACATGTTCCTGATGAGATGGATAAACCAGAAGACCCTGTGAACCTGTAA